A portion of the Deltaproteobacteria bacterium RIFCSPHIGHO2_02_FULL_44_16 genome contains these proteins:
- a CDS encoding endonuclease: MYHLYILSCADLTLYTGITTDLDRRILEHNTSSRAAKYTRARRPVMLVFSKKYRTRSTASKAEARMKKLSREEKQKLIATISKKM; this comes from the coding sequence ATGTACCACCTCTACATCCTCTCCTGCGCCGACCTCACCCTCTACACCGGCATCACCACCGACCTCGATCGCCGCATTCTCGAACACAACACCTCGTCCCGTGCGGCGAAATACACCCGCGCTCGTCGACCTGTCATGCTCGTTTTCTCGAAGAAATACCGCACGCGTTCAACGGCGTCGAAGGCGGAAGCTCGCATGAAAAAGTTGTCGCGCGAGGAAAAACAGAAACTTATTGCAACGATTTCCAAAAAGATGTGA